One genomic segment of Impatiens glandulifera chromosome 6, dImpGla2.1, whole genome shotgun sequence includes these proteins:
- the LOC124943242 gene encoding monoacylglycerol lipase-like — MATAREAQPPVMLTSGASGRVNALFSPRLLKSLLMLVGAFLMLLVAPFRGRIFRFGSPSSSSPTAEKCRDEKQEKGGCGNGGGGGGGGIQRKKVPVVVRVPANVPWKSSSIVLAAVDQDVMLRRSIAIQRVVKSGDEKTGREFSFHVTPRGDTLFTQSWTPVFGDVIKGIVVIMHGLNEHSERYKKFAKLLNANGYKVYGIDWIGHGGSDGLHAYVHSLDDVVCDTKSFLKKTIADNPGLPCFCFGHSTGGAIILKCVLDPKIEACVSGIILTSPAIGVQPTHPILTMLAPVFSFLFPRYQLSAANKQGAAVSRDPKALAAKYSDPLVYTGSIRVRTGYELLRISAYLQQNLRRVRVPFLVLHGTVDGITDPLASQKLYDEASSSDKSIRLLEGLLHDILFEPEGEMIAKDIVDWLNLRV; from the exons ATGGCAACGGCAAGAGAAGCTCAACCGCCGGTAATGTTAACGTCGGGCGCAAGTGGGCGTGTCAATGCTTTATTCTCACCTCGATTGTTGAAAAGTCTGTTGATGCTTGTGGGTGCTTTTTTAATGTTACTTGTGGCTCCATTTCGAGGGAGAATTTTTAGATTTGGGTCGCCTTCATCATCTTCGCCTACGGCGGAGAAATGTAGAGATGAGAAACAGGAGAAGGGCGGTTGTGGGAatggtggaggtggaggtggaggtggaatTCAGAGGAAGAAAGTGCCGGTTGTTGTTAGGGTGCCGGCGAATGTACCGTGGAAGAGTAGTTCGATTGTATTGGCTGCGGTTGATCAGGATGTTATGTTGAGGAGATCGATTGCGATTCAGAGGGTGGTGAAAAGTGGAGATGAGAAGACGGGGAGAGAGTTTTCTTTTCATGTTACTCCTAGAGGTGATACTTTGTTTACGCAATCGTGGACTCCGGTTTTTGGCGATGTTATTAA GGGGATTGTGGTGATTATGCATGGATTGAATGAACACAG TGAGAGATATAAGAAATTCGCAAAGCTTCTAAATGCAAATGGGTATAAGGTTTATGGAATTGATTGGATTG GACATGGTGGAAGTGACGGTCTCCATGCTTACGTTCATTCGCTTGATGATGTTGTTTGCGACACA AAATCATTTCTGAAGAAAACTATAGCTGATAATCCAGGACTTCCATGTTTTTGCTTTGGACACTCCACTGGTGGCGCTATAATCCTTAAG TGTGTGCTTGATCCAAAGATCGAAGCTTGCGTATCTGGAATCATACTTACATCCCCTGCAATAGGAGTTCAACCAACCCATCCAATTCTAACA ATGCTTGCCCCTGTATTTTCCTTCTTATTTCCAAGGTACCAACTGAGTGCTGCAAACAAACAAGGAGCAGCAGTTTCACGGGACCCTAAAGCATTGGCAGCAAAGTATTCAGATCCGTTAGTGTACACAGGTTCAATCCGGGTAAGAACCGGGTATGAACTCCTACGAATATCAGCCTACTTGCAGCAAAATCTGAGGAGGGTTAGAGTCCCATTTCTTGTACTTCATGGTACAGTTGATGGTATTACAGATCCATTGGCTTCACAAAAGCTATATGATGAGGCATCTTCATCTGACAAATCGATTCGATTGTTGGAGGGTCTTTTGCATGATATACTGTTTGAACCTGAAGGTGAAATGATTGCCAAGGATATAGTAGATTGGCTAAACTTGAGAGTTTAA
- the LOC124942884 gene encoding probable serine/threonine protein kinase IREH1 isoform X2, whose protein sequence is MVFKGRFFTSKKSDSSSLDGSNSPKSSASSSPIRSDKKKVKDDQRNQPKHKDLASKLAQLQPMAISTPSSSSAGGKLGSKVRKGTDVKEAPSSVSPLLASSLGLSRIKTRSGPLPQESFLGFRGEKAPVVGASNLSKHVGNDSSSSASGSSGGRKNDGKDQGGGREKNVVSFEGWADNKSNPSFISADQSPLIQAKSRLQNVDSSSEAVQSHSSWSRSRGMRSSELHTPEIKPSYDLENPKESESPRFQAILRLTSAPRKRFPVDIKSFSHELNSKGVRPFPFSKPRGLNNLEEVLVMIRTKFDKAKEEVDSDLHIFAADLIGLLEKSAEIRPEWQETIEDLLVLARRCAMTSPSEFWLQCEGIVQELDDKRQELPLGTLKQLYTKMLFILTRCSRLLQFHKETGLAEDVKVFQFRQPIHSADQGITKSSRAATPRKSYSQEQKGLDWKRDHSALPEKIPPPPADDTPKILESPGGRDRMSSWKKFPSPPGKNLKEAILVELNNTKLESSKILSNRRISSDVDLGTTPTLNELHQEGSQAQPLVSSKHRHKPSWGYPGDQSSIFEGHSIICRICEEEVPTLHVEDHSKICAIADRCDQKGLNVNDRLFTIAETLEKMVKSFSEKDFQHGSPDVAKVDEDSYMLSPILTDGSCRGSEDNLECLPEANGSGFMDDFKGSITPPSPWLTPKTCPIDLLLTGKGAYTETDDLPQMNELADIARCVANASLDDDRSSSYLLTCLEDLRVVIDRRKLDSLTVETFGARIEKLIREKYLQLCEMVDDEKVDTSNSMMDEDAPLEDDVLRSLRTSPVHPSKDRTSIDDFEIIKPISRGAFGRVFLAKKRTTGDLFAIKVLRKADMIRKNAVESILAERDILISVQNPFVVRFFYSFTCRENLYLVMEYLNGGDLYSLLRNLGCLDEDVARVYIAEVVLALEYLHSLHVVHRDLKPDNLLIAHDGHIKLTDFGLSKVGLIDSTDDLSGPVVSGTSLIGEDEPQLATSKEQQERRKTRSAVGTPDYLAPEILLGTGHGATADWWSVGVILFELIVGIPPFNEEHPQMIFDNILNRKIPWPRVPEEMSQEAFDLIDRLLIEDPHQRLGDRGASEVKQHPFFRDINWDTLARQKAAFIPDSGNDLDTSYFTSRYTWNPSDEQVYANEFEDDSENGSTSCSSSCLSNRHDEMVDDESGGNVEDFEPGSSVNYSFSNFSFKNLSQLASINYDLLSKGWKDDPPSKNNP, encoded by the exons ATGGTGTTCAAAGGTAGATTCTTCACTTCTAAGAAGTCCGATTCATCGAGTTTAGACGGATCAAACAGTCCTAAATCATCTGCTTCCAGTTCTCCAATTAGATCTGACAAAAAGAAAGTGAAAGATGATCAGAGGAATCAACCGAAACACAAGGATTTGGCTAGTAAATTGGCTCAGCTTCAACCTATGGCGATATCGACTCCTTCGAGTTCGTCTGCTGGTGGAAAATTGGGATCAAAGGTGAGGAAAGGAACAGATGTGAAGGAAGCTCCGTCTTCTGTTTCGCCTCTTTTGGCTTCTTCATTAGGATTGAGTCGGATTAAAACTAGATCAGGACCTTTGCCGCAAGAGAGCTTTTTGGGGTTTAGGGGAGAGAAGGCACCTGTTGTTGGTGCTAGTAATTTGTCAAAGCATGTTGGAAATGATAGTTCTTCTTCGGCTTCTGGGTCGTCGGGAGGGAGGAAAAATGATGGTAAGGATCAAGGAGGTGGGCGTGAGAAAAATGTTGTTAGCTTTGAGGGATGGGCTGATAATAAAAGCAATCCAAGCTTTATATCTGCTGACCAAAGTCCGCTAATACAAGCGAAATCAAGGCTACAGAATGTTGATTCTTCATCTGAAGCTG TTCAATCTCATTCATCTTGGAGCCGTTCTAGAGGCATGCGAAGTTCTGAATTACACACCCCTGAAATTAAG CCATCTTATGATCTTGAAAATCCAAAGGAATCTGAATCTCCCCGCTTTCAAGCTATACTACGTCTTACAAGTGCACCTAGAAAAAGGTTTCCTGTTGATATCAAAAGCTTCTCCCATGAATTGAACTCCAAAGGTGTACGTCCTTTTCCATTTTCGAAGCCTAGGGGACTTAACAACTTGGAG GAGGTCTTGGTTATGATAAGAACAAAGTTTGACAAAGCAAAGGAAGAGGTGGACTCTGACCTGCATATTTTTGCTGCAGATCTTATTGGACTCCTGGAAAAGAGTGCAGAAATTCGTCCTGAATGGCAGGAAACTATTGAGGACTTGCTGGTTTTGGCTCGTAGATGTGCTATGACATCACCTAGTGAATTTTGGCTTCAGTGTGAAGGCATAGTTCAAGAATTGGATGATAAGCGTCAGGAACTCCCTTTGGGCACACTGAAGCAGCTATATACAAAAATGCTTTTCATTCTTACTCGTTGTTCAAGGTTGTTGCAGTTTCACAAGGAAACTGGTCTGGCTGAAGATGTGAAGGTTTTTCAGTTTCGCCAACCTATTCATTCTGCAGATCAAGGTATAACAAAGTCCTCAAGAGCAGCCACACCTAGGAAATCTTACAGTCAGGAGCAGAAAGGGCTGGATTGGAAGAGAGATCATAGCGCATTGCCTGAAAAAATTCCCCCTCCACCTGCTGATGACACACCAAAGATACTTGAATCCCCTGGAGGAAGGGATCGAATGTCCTCTTGGAAGAAATTCCCTTCTCCACCTGGAAAGAATCTGAAGGAGGCGATTCTGGTGGAGCTAAATAACACCAAGTTGGAATCCTCAAAGATCTTAAGCAACAGAAGAATCAGTTCAGATGTTGATTTAGGCACCACTCCTACGCTTAATGAACTCCATCAGGAAGGTTCTCAAGCACAGCCTTTAGTTTCTTCTAAGCACCGGCACAAACCATCATGGGGCTATCCTGGAGATCAATCTAGTATTTTTGAAGGGCATTCAATCATCTGTCGCATATGTGAAGAAGAGGTTCCAACTTTGCATGTAGAGGATCACTCAAAAATTTGTGCAATTGCTGATAGATGTGATCAAAAGGGTCTAAATGTCAATGATCGTCTTTTCACAATTGCTGAAACTCTTGAGAAGATGGTAAAATCTTTTTCAGAGAAAGATTTCCAACATGGAAGCCCAGATGTGGCAAAAGTAGATGAAGATTCTTATATGCTCTCTCCAATACTGACTGATGGCTCATGTAGAGGCTCTGAAGACAATCTTGAATGTCTCCCTGAAGCTAATGGGTCTGGTTTCATGGATGACTTCAAAG GCAGTATAACTCCACCTTCTCCATGGTTAACACCAAAGACTTGCCCAATAGACTTGCTATTGACAGGGAAGGGTGCTTATACAGAGACTGATGATCTTCCACAG ATGAATGAACTCGCGGACATAGCAAGATGTGTGGCAAATGCATCCTTGGATGATGATCGCTCCTCATCTTATCTGCTCACTTGCCTTGAGGACTTGAGGGTTGTTATAGACAGAAGAAAGCTGGATTCACTCACAGTGGAGACATTTGGAGCACGTATAGAGAAGCTGATTCG GGAGAAGTATTTACAGctgtgtgagatggtggatGATGAGAAGGTTGATACATCAAATTCAATGATGGATGAGGATGCACCATTAGAAGATGATGTTTTACGTAGCCTGAGAACCAGCCCAGTGCATCCTTCTAAGGACAGGACATCCATAGATGATTTTGAGATTATAAAACCAATTAGTCGCGGTGCATTTGGCCGGGTTTTCTTAGCAAAAAAGAGAACAACAGGGGACCTTTTTGCTATCAAG GTTCTTAGAAAGGCAGACATGATTCGTAAAAATGCTGTTGAGAGCATTTTGGCAGAACGGGATATTTTGATTTCAGTTCAAAATCCTTTTGTG GTTCGCTTCTTCTATTCATTTACTTGTCGTGAAAACTTGTACCTTGTGATGGAGTATTTGAATGGAGGTGATCTATATTCGTTGCTGAGAAATCTAGGTTGCTTAGATGAAGATGTAGCTCGTGTATATATAGCAGAAGTG GTTCTTGCTTTGGAATATTTGCACTCTCTTCACGTGGTTCATCGCGATCTAAAGCCTGATAATTTGTTAATTGCACATGATGGGCACATTAAG TTGACTGACTTTGGGCTTTCCAAGGTCGGACTCATTGATAGCACTGATGATTTGTCTGGTCCAGTTGTTAGTGGTACATCCTTAATAGGAGAAGATGAACCACAATTAGCAACTTCCAAGGAACAGCAAGAAAGGCGAAAAACACGCTCTGCTGTTGGAACACCTGATTATTTGGCACCGGAAATTCTTCTAGGAACCGGACATG GTGCAACAGCTGATTGGTGGTCTGTGGgtgttatattatttgaattgattGTTGGCATTCCACCTTTCAATGAAGAACATCCTCAG ATGATATTTGATAATATTCTCAATCGCAAGATACCCTGGCCGCGTGTGCCAGAAGAAATGAGCCAAGAAGCATTCGATTTAATTGATCG GTTATTGATAGAAGATCCTCATCAGAGACTTGGAGATCGAGGAGCAAGTGAG GTGAAACAACATCCATTTTTCAGAGATATTAATTGGGATACACTAGCTAGGCAAAAG GCAGCATTTATTCCAGACTCTGGGAATGATTTGGATACTAGTTACTTTACAAGCCGGTACACATGGAATCCTTCCGATGAACAAGTATATGCCAATGAATTTGAAGACGATAGTGAGAATGGAAGCACAAGTTGCAGCAGTAGTTGCCTCAGCAATCGACACGATGAAATG GTGGATGATGAATCTGGAGGAAATGTAGAAGACTTTGAGCCAGGCTCTTCTGTCAACTATTCCTTCAGTAACTTCTCATTCAAG AATTTATCACAACTGGCATCAATCAACTATGATTTGCTTTCTAAAGGATGGAAGGATGATCCACCATCAAAGAACAATCCTTAA
- the LOC124942884 gene encoding probable serine/threonine protein kinase IREH1 isoform X1 → MVFKGRFFTSKKSDSSSLDGSNSPKSSASSSPIRSDKKKVKDDQRNQPKHKDLASKLAQLQPMAISTPSSSSAGGKLGSKVRKGTDVKEAPSSVSPLLASSLGLSRIKTRSGPLPQESFLGFRGEKAPVVGASNLSKHVGNDSSSSASGSSGGRKNDGKDQGGGREKNVVSFEGWADNKSNPSFISADQSPLIQAKSRLQNVDSSSEAVQSHSSWSRSRGMRSSELHTPEIKPSYDLENPKESESPRFQAILRLTSAPRKRFPVDIKSFSHELNSKGVRPFPFSKPRGLNNLEEVLVMIRTKFDKAKEEVDSDLHIFAADLIGLLEKSAEIRPEWQETIEDLLVLARRCAMTSPSEFWLQCEGIVQELDDKRQELPLGTLKQLYTKMLFILTRCSRLLQFHKETGLAEDVKVFQFRQPIHSADQGITKSSRAATPRKSYSQEQKGLDWKRDHSALPEKIPPPPADDTPKILESPGGRDRMSSWKKFPSPPGKNLKEAILVELNNTKLESSKILSNRRISSDVDLGTTPTLNELHQEGSQAQPLVSSKHRHKPSWGYPGDQSSIFEGHSIICRICEEEVPTLHVEDHSKICAIADRCDQKGLNVNDRLFTIAETLEKMVKSFSEKDFQHGSPDVAKVDEDSYMLSPILTDGSCRGSEDNLECLPEANGSGFMDDFKGLPAISCRTRFGCKSDQGMTTSSAGSITPPSPWLTPKTCPIDLLLTGKGAYTETDDLPQMNELADIARCVANASLDDDRSSSYLLTCLEDLRVVIDRRKLDSLTVETFGARIEKLIREKYLQLCEMVDDEKVDTSNSMMDEDAPLEDDVLRSLRTSPVHPSKDRTSIDDFEIIKPISRGAFGRVFLAKKRTTGDLFAIKVLRKADMIRKNAVESILAERDILISVQNPFVVRFFYSFTCRENLYLVMEYLNGGDLYSLLRNLGCLDEDVARVYIAEVVLALEYLHSLHVVHRDLKPDNLLIAHDGHIKLTDFGLSKVGLIDSTDDLSGPVVSGTSLIGEDEPQLATSKEQQERRKTRSAVGTPDYLAPEILLGTGHGATADWWSVGVILFELIVGIPPFNEEHPQMIFDNILNRKIPWPRVPEEMSQEAFDLIDRLLIEDPHQRLGDRGASEVKQHPFFRDINWDTLARQKAAFIPDSGNDLDTSYFTSRYTWNPSDEQVYANEFEDDSENGSTSCSSSCLSNRHDEMVDDESGGNVEDFEPGSSVNYSFSNFSFKNLSQLASINYDLLSKGWKDDPPSKNNP, encoded by the exons ATGGTGTTCAAAGGTAGATTCTTCACTTCTAAGAAGTCCGATTCATCGAGTTTAGACGGATCAAACAGTCCTAAATCATCTGCTTCCAGTTCTCCAATTAGATCTGACAAAAAGAAAGTGAAAGATGATCAGAGGAATCAACCGAAACACAAGGATTTGGCTAGTAAATTGGCTCAGCTTCAACCTATGGCGATATCGACTCCTTCGAGTTCGTCTGCTGGTGGAAAATTGGGATCAAAGGTGAGGAAAGGAACAGATGTGAAGGAAGCTCCGTCTTCTGTTTCGCCTCTTTTGGCTTCTTCATTAGGATTGAGTCGGATTAAAACTAGATCAGGACCTTTGCCGCAAGAGAGCTTTTTGGGGTTTAGGGGAGAGAAGGCACCTGTTGTTGGTGCTAGTAATTTGTCAAAGCATGTTGGAAATGATAGTTCTTCTTCGGCTTCTGGGTCGTCGGGAGGGAGGAAAAATGATGGTAAGGATCAAGGAGGTGGGCGTGAGAAAAATGTTGTTAGCTTTGAGGGATGGGCTGATAATAAAAGCAATCCAAGCTTTATATCTGCTGACCAAAGTCCGCTAATACAAGCGAAATCAAGGCTACAGAATGTTGATTCTTCATCTGAAGCTG TTCAATCTCATTCATCTTGGAGCCGTTCTAGAGGCATGCGAAGTTCTGAATTACACACCCCTGAAATTAAG CCATCTTATGATCTTGAAAATCCAAAGGAATCTGAATCTCCCCGCTTTCAAGCTATACTACGTCTTACAAGTGCACCTAGAAAAAGGTTTCCTGTTGATATCAAAAGCTTCTCCCATGAATTGAACTCCAAAGGTGTACGTCCTTTTCCATTTTCGAAGCCTAGGGGACTTAACAACTTGGAG GAGGTCTTGGTTATGATAAGAACAAAGTTTGACAAAGCAAAGGAAGAGGTGGACTCTGACCTGCATATTTTTGCTGCAGATCTTATTGGACTCCTGGAAAAGAGTGCAGAAATTCGTCCTGAATGGCAGGAAACTATTGAGGACTTGCTGGTTTTGGCTCGTAGATGTGCTATGACATCACCTAGTGAATTTTGGCTTCAGTGTGAAGGCATAGTTCAAGAATTGGATGATAAGCGTCAGGAACTCCCTTTGGGCACACTGAAGCAGCTATATACAAAAATGCTTTTCATTCTTACTCGTTGTTCAAGGTTGTTGCAGTTTCACAAGGAAACTGGTCTGGCTGAAGATGTGAAGGTTTTTCAGTTTCGCCAACCTATTCATTCTGCAGATCAAGGTATAACAAAGTCCTCAAGAGCAGCCACACCTAGGAAATCTTACAGTCAGGAGCAGAAAGGGCTGGATTGGAAGAGAGATCATAGCGCATTGCCTGAAAAAATTCCCCCTCCACCTGCTGATGACACACCAAAGATACTTGAATCCCCTGGAGGAAGGGATCGAATGTCCTCTTGGAAGAAATTCCCTTCTCCACCTGGAAAGAATCTGAAGGAGGCGATTCTGGTGGAGCTAAATAACACCAAGTTGGAATCCTCAAAGATCTTAAGCAACAGAAGAATCAGTTCAGATGTTGATTTAGGCACCACTCCTACGCTTAATGAACTCCATCAGGAAGGTTCTCAAGCACAGCCTTTAGTTTCTTCTAAGCACCGGCACAAACCATCATGGGGCTATCCTGGAGATCAATCTAGTATTTTTGAAGGGCATTCAATCATCTGTCGCATATGTGAAGAAGAGGTTCCAACTTTGCATGTAGAGGATCACTCAAAAATTTGTGCAATTGCTGATAGATGTGATCAAAAGGGTCTAAATGTCAATGATCGTCTTTTCACAATTGCTGAAACTCTTGAGAAGATGGTAAAATCTTTTTCAGAGAAAGATTTCCAACATGGAAGCCCAGATGTGGCAAAAGTAGATGAAGATTCTTATATGCTCTCTCCAATACTGACTGATGGCTCATGTAGAGGCTCTGAAGACAATCTTGAATGTCTCCCTGAAGCTAATGGGTCTGGTTTCATGGATGACTTCAAAGGTTTACCAGCAATTTCCTGTAGAACGCGTTTTGGGTGCAAGTCTGATCAAGGAATGACAACATCATCTGCAGGCAGTATAACTCCACCTTCTCCATGGTTAACACCAAAGACTTGCCCAATAGACTTGCTATTGACAGGGAAGGGTGCTTATACAGAGACTGATGATCTTCCACAG ATGAATGAACTCGCGGACATAGCAAGATGTGTGGCAAATGCATCCTTGGATGATGATCGCTCCTCATCTTATCTGCTCACTTGCCTTGAGGACTTGAGGGTTGTTATAGACAGAAGAAAGCTGGATTCACTCACAGTGGAGACATTTGGAGCACGTATAGAGAAGCTGATTCG GGAGAAGTATTTACAGctgtgtgagatggtggatGATGAGAAGGTTGATACATCAAATTCAATGATGGATGAGGATGCACCATTAGAAGATGATGTTTTACGTAGCCTGAGAACCAGCCCAGTGCATCCTTCTAAGGACAGGACATCCATAGATGATTTTGAGATTATAAAACCAATTAGTCGCGGTGCATTTGGCCGGGTTTTCTTAGCAAAAAAGAGAACAACAGGGGACCTTTTTGCTATCAAG GTTCTTAGAAAGGCAGACATGATTCGTAAAAATGCTGTTGAGAGCATTTTGGCAGAACGGGATATTTTGATTTCAGTTCAAAATCCTTTTGTG GTTCGCTTCTTCTATTCATTTACTTGTCGTGAAAACTTGTACCTTGTGATGGAGTATTTGAATGGAGGTGATCTATATTCGTTGCTGAGAAATCTAGGTTGCTTAGATGAAGATGTAGCTCGTGTATATATAGCAGAAGTG GTTCTTGCTTTGGAATATTTGCACTCTCTTCACGTGGTTCATCGCGATCTAAAGCCTGATAATTTGTTAATTGCACATGATGGGCACATTAAG TTGACTGACTTTGGGCTTTCCAAGGTCGGACTCATTGATAGCACTGATGATTTGTCTGGTCCAGTTGTTAGTGGTACATCCTTAATAGGAGAAGATGAACCACAATTAGCAACTTCCAAGGAACAGCAAGAAAGGCGAAAAACACGCTCTGCTGTTGGAACACCTGATTATTTGGCACCGGAAATTCTTCTAGGAACCGGACATG GTGCAACAGCTGATTGGTGGTCTGTGGgtgttatattatttgaattgattGTTGGCATTCCACCTTTCAATGAAGAACATCCTCAG ATGATATTTGATAATATTCTCAATCGCAAGATACCCTGGCCGCGTGTGCCAGAAGAAATGAGCCAAGAAGCATTCGATTTAATTGATCG GTTATTGATAGAAGATCCTCATCAGAGACTTGGAGATCGAGGAGCAAGTGAG GTGAAACAACATCCATTTTTCAGAGATATTAATTGGGATACACTAGCTAGGCAAAAG GCAGCATTTATTCCAGACTCTGGGAATGATTTGGATACTAGTTACTTTACAAGCCGGTACACATGGAATCCTTCCGATGAACAAGTATATGCCAATGAATTTGAAGACGATAGTGAGAATGGAAGCACAAGTTGCAGCAGTAGTTGCCTCAGCAATCGACACGATGAAATG GTGGATGATGAATCTGGAGGAAATGTAGAAGACTTTGAGCCAGGCTCTTCTGTCAACTATTCCTTCAGTAACTTCTCATTCAAG AATTTATCACAACTGGCATCAATCAACTATGATTTGCTTTCTAAAGGATGGAAGGATGATCCACCATCAAAGAACAATCCTTAA